A window of Triplophysa dalaica isolate WHDGS20190420 chromosome 12, ASM1584641v1, whole genome shotgun sequence genomic DNA:
ttttttaggtcctactttggtttatggtgtgtccaacaacaagtttatctacatacaatgtgtttaaacactataatgtcgtaataataggcagttattcgtaccttacttcttgactgactctcaaatgattcgttccgcgattcatccgtctaggccctgcctacccgctaaccttgtgtcatgtgattggtcagatggtgtagtctgttgttattggtcaaacgcgttcatcatgtgtcgcaaatggaaccccactaccatcattacaggattatggtttacatgtggttggatgtcctgtatattatatgtgtagctagagatagcggcgattttaccgtacccATTTGaacccgagtctgacgaggaagaagtcgctaatccacaacaaactccatcacgactggagcaggatgtttgtcagtggcaagtgacaactattgtcataaaaactcccagtgtgacaacatgcatgttgtgcttttgctcatcaatgaaataaaacatatttttctttaaatactgttaatacgttagtaatactattatttcgtctttactgtgcgttgtcatggtacataaaGCATTTCAGAAACTCGACGTTATGAGAAATTATATATAtgaaacccaaatatatctatataggtgcacgtgcggcaaacgTTTCATATttgcaaagttaatagcaagataaacaaactgtaacaccccagaaataacggtacatgctaataTTAGCGTTATAtccattagctaaacacagacataaggtacgaaaatatttcttgaagttaagacgaAAATctaaagtcacacttacaggtttggattcggtggagctaaaaggtccaaatagagtttgtattccccctctttcaagaatagtcgtttcacataccctgcagtgaacgcgccaagattattaaaccaatgttcggtgaaatgacgcgcgcacagttaaaccctgtggttatactcctttggtatcgttggaaaaatgaattgtaaccattttttcCTCAggcgttcttcctttggtattTGAAATAAGACCGAGTTagtgtcacaccgtagaacacaggctctagacatgatgcacacgcatcacgaacgagcgacagtgtttgtgGGAGGAGAGATAAGTTTTCgcggcagtctcagcaaaacgtaggcggtgactatgtatagtgacgtagatacgcagaTGAACTATTCCATGTCTCGGTTGTGTGATTCAAAGTccactcccatttttacaagcaaataactttgttatttattcaccttcagacttacaacttggcagacagcttactttcaaacacggcaacagaacagactgcatgaaatgtcattttcatgatctcatatGTACTCATTAACATAACTGTCACTGGTGCAAAAGCATATCATACTAAAACATACAATTGAGATGTTACGAATTGGCCACCATATACAATTCTCACAAATTGCCGTGAGATTGTGTACTGTAACTGTAACTTCTGTTGATTTGGACACACAGGGGCCTTCCTCATCCCGTACCTCATAGCTCTGGTTTGTGCGGGTCTACCCCTGCTTTATATGGAGCTCGCGATCGGACAAAATTTCCGGACCGGCAGCATTGGAGTCTGGAACTCAATCTCACCGTACTTGTGCGGCTTAGGTGGGTAATGGAACAAGTGACTGTAAAACCTGTTAGACTCCTATCTGTGGTCTCTATGTCTTTATGGTGACAATATGTCAGTGTTGCGGTCAAAATGTTCTGTGTTGTGGAAAGAAAACCACCTCTGAGAAACTTACTGCTTTATAAATCCAATCTAACAATTGATTGTTTCACTCTCTTTGACTCTCTTTGATGGTTTCGACATCTACATACATGTTATACATAACGTTTCTGTGACCATGCAGGTCTGGCTTCTATGACAGTGTCCTTCCTCATTGGCTTATTCTACAACACCATCCTGGCATGGGTGTTATGGTACTTTTATAATTCGTTTCGTGACCCACTTCCGTGGCATCACTGTCCCACTGCACTAAACCTCACTGGCAAGTTACAAACACCACAGAatcaaacattataaacaactTTCATGCACAAtagctttataaaaaatacattagtGCTGGTAaatcattatgtttttttaatgtgattatCTGTCATTTTAATTCACCATTGCAGAAAATATTGAGGAGTGCAAACAGAGCACCCCTGCTAACTATTTCTGGTACAGGGAGACTCTCAACATCTCTCCAAACATTGATATCAGTGGGGGTTTAGAGGGTAAGCTGGTGTTGTGTCTGGCTGCAGCCTGGTTCATAGTTTATATCTGCTTCATCCGAGGCATTGAAACCATTGGAAAGGTATTTAAAGTGACCGTTTTGTGAGATCTTGCTCTCATTACTTCATGTTACGCAAAACAACGGTCTTAATCAATACTCTGGACATTTATGTTGCAGGCTATATATGTGACCGCCATCTTCCCTTATGTGGTGCTCACCATTTTTCTGATCCAGTCATTGACTCTACCAGGTGCTACTCTTGGAATAAAAACCCTTTTCACCCCAAATGTAGGTCTATTAATGAACACAAAgcttttaatgcttttaatgaAGTCTGTGACAAATGATGTGAATGGTCAACTTGTTTGCTTCTCCTGACAGTGGGAAACATTAAAGGACCCAAGGGTGTGGTTAGACGCAGCCACTCAGATTTTCTTCTCTCTGTCTTTAGCCTTTGGTGGCCTCATTGCATTTTCCAGCTATAACCCACAGAAGTAAGAAACCACAAACGTACATGTAAAAACAATACGTTAAAACAACCGTCATTCTTCTGTGCTAATCAGTTTCATGCCGGGATTTACTGGACAACACTCACATTAATGTTGTTAccacatattttacaaaatatagaaCCAAATCGAGTAGAATTTTTTTCAGAGAAAGCTAGGCTAGCACAAGCATGGTTTCAAGAATGAAGTTTCATatgataaaacaaaagacaCTGTATATTATGGAATATAAAGACAAGTGTTTCGACACTTTTAGATGTTATAGCAAAATATTGTTATGCGGCTAGGACACTCATGTGAAAGGAACTGACCTTATTTTACGGAATTGTATTCTGTTAtcttacagaattttcatatattttttaattgcgGTAAAGAAAATGTCAGACTGCAGAAATATACTACAAATTTACAAGTTGGTGgcataaaactaaataaaaaaaatctaattttacttgatcaaaaatgtaatttaaagatttattcTAGCGAACCAGCTGATGGAATATTaccgtttatttattttttggtataTAATGGTCTTGATTAGGGttggttaaaaataattgttaacaaCTTGGTGGAGTAATAGGCTGTTGGTTCATGGTACCTGGTTTTGAGTCTGACCTTAGTCATGTCGAAAATCCAAaagttaaatataaagtaactaaATTTGTATTCGTTCTATCACATCATATGGAAACTATATTGAAATTTATTGATAAATGATCCTATTATAAATCCTATTGGTCACACTTTACAATAAGctgctgtttgttaacaatgagtTAATGCATAAGCTAACATTAAAtgacaatgaacaatacttctacagcatttattaatattaattcatgttaatttcagcatttactaatacattattaatatcAAACGTTGTGTGTTAACAtaagttaatgcaccatgaactaacattaataatCTGTGGGAAGGTAAGAGAATACACGGACACCAGATAGTTGTAAGTCAGCAGCCACGGAGCCCACTAGTGCTGTGCTTGTGTGGTTTATATGCCCGGCATTTAATCCGCTGGTTTCCAAGGGGACACTAATGCTGGATCTGTATCCCTGCCCcaaactgtattgacatgaactaacgtTGACGTTTTTTATACAACTAAcgttgtataaaataaaataaaaaactttctgttttttaatgttctttatgaaaaagaatcaattactctccctacataaattataaaaaaaaaacaccaaagaaatctgtattctagagtcatAGACCTTTCcattgatatatagtttgtcatgatgcAATTAGCAATTGCATGCACAATTTtcacgcaaacttaggtgtcccgtatacggaacgggtgagaGTTAACAGGCTACTTTagcaatcaaatcaaataataaaGGCACACCCTTAGCCTATAAATACTTTCTACTGGTCAATTAAgaaacaatgtacattttcaactTGAATGTTAATGTGTAAAATCTGTTCCCAAATTCTCTGTGCTCAGTAACAACTGTGAAAGTGATGCTGTCGTCGTTGGCTGCGTAAACAGTTTTACATCCATCTATGCGTCTATACCCATCTTTGCAATCCTGGGATTCAAGGCACAAACGAATTATTCGGAGTGCAAAAACAGGTTACCAAAACAATTTCACCACAAGAATGATGAAATGTGGACATTCTGCGAAAGATTTAACTTTTGTCCTTTATCCTTTCTTTTCAGTACTATCAGTACTTGGGCGGCTGCTTTAAATATTTCGGATCCCAATATAACAGATGCAAGTTATGAACTATGGTACACACACCTGAATTCTACAAATCCATCATTTGTCAAAGAGCATAATTTAAAGATGTGTGATCTTAATGCATTTCTCAATCAGGTAAGGCTGCATCTGATAAGTCAAATGcttatcagttttttttttactgtaatttgtatttttttatctgaaatgTGCTGATCCGCATGGAAGGTAGCAAACATTCATCTGCAACCTTTTAAAAGATGTAATGGAAAATAACAATGGGCcattatgtattttgtatacCCAAGAGTGCATCAGGCACTGGCTTGGCATTCATAGTGTTCACAGAAGCGGTTACAAAGATGCCAGGTTCTCAGGTTTGGGCTGTGCTCTTCTTCATCATGCTGTTCACTTTGGGACTGTCTTCTATGTTTGGAAATCTAGAAGGGGTTCTCACTCCTCTTTTAGACCTGCAGATTATCCCCAAAAGAATCCCCAAAGAACTTTTAACAGGTATAAAGTCAAATGACTCTAGTCAGTGTAAAAGAGGAAATTATAGGTTATTTTTTGGAACTTAAACATAATTCTCTTTACAGGTCTCATATGCCTTGTTTCCTTCACTATCGCCTTGATCTTCTGTTTGGGCTCTGGAAACTACTGGCTAGAAATATTCAACAGCTATGTGGGGTCCGTCCCATTGCTGGTCATCGCCTTTTTTGAGATCATAGCAGTGGTCTGTGTCTATGGTGTTAACAGGTATGTGACTGAAAGCATTCTGCAGCATTTGTACTCTTCATACATATACAGAGCAATATAATGAAGAAATGCTTGGTTATAAGGTTAAATATTAAAGTCTGTTCCTTAATAATTTACTGAATACGCATTATATATCAGGTTCAGTGATGACATAGCGTTGATGACTAGACGGAGGCCCAACCTGTATTGGCAGGTGATGTGGAGGGTGATCAGCCCCCTCATGCTGCTGGTGGTCTTCTTAGCATATGTCATAGTTGAGGCCCAGAAGGAGCCCACCTATAAGGCGTGGAACCCAAATCACGTATGACACTTTGATCTATGATTctctataaaaatgttattaagtATGATTGTACAtattgtagaaaaaaatataacactCTTTACCCCTGTCTCCTTCAGGTTGATTTTCCAAAGGCAGAGGATCAGCCGTATCCTTCATGGGTCTTTAACATCTGTGTTCTCCTGCCTGCTGTGCCATGTTGTCTTATTCCACTAGGGGTGCTCTACCGCTTCATCCAGTTAATTCATAAATACATAACAAATAGAAACACTTTAGAAGCTTATGACGTTGAAACTTAGGGATTGATGTACTGTTAGCTCtttcaagaatgtttttttcattcacaAAATCTCCAATGGAGAacgtttattaaaaaatgtaacgtTAATGCTGAATGATAACAACTTGCAGCACGCGTACAGTAGTATTATCAAGACTGTATAATCATCTCTGATTATTTAAGAGGTTACAACTTGAGTTTTCCTGAGGAAACCAGAGGAAAAAGATTTGATGTGTTTATAGACAATAAATGCTCATGTAATAtctcatgtcatttaattagatactctgtatttgtttattaaaatatatcttgAAAGCATATATCATTGTTCTGTATTTTCAGTAACAGTTTGTATTGTATGTATTCATTTCCAGGAATattcattcaaattaaattGACAGCAAAGTTAGCTTAGCTAAGCTAACACTGATATCTTTATTGCCACACATCTTggttcatttttcatttctaagataaatgtaataaaaatatcctGATAATTTCCATGACATACCACATATAGCTTTATAAAGAGGTAGTAAGTGATATATTGTTACACACAGAAAGACTTAACAAaccaaagaaataaacatgaaaaataattaaagtaatCTTGCCCCATATCAGACTTAATACTAGCTAATAAAATTGACAAATACTTCAGAAAGAAATTGTCTGCAGTTAAGAGTAAGacttttttgggggaaaaataTAGTTATTAGCGATAAGCTTTATTAATAgctataataaaaatgtcaatttgtgGCCATATATTTCATGTAAACGGCTGAAAGGTGAGATGTGGTAAACCTTCGTTGTTTTTTAACTGAAGTGAGATAAAGAACATTACACACTGTAACAAACATTTCAGCAGCTGGGgtgtcagaaaaaaacaaacaaaaagggtttttcatgttattttacagctCTCTTTTTCTGTAAGTTCACATTTATATCGCATTTCAATGTATaaattctaaaaatatatataaaatgtttgtaaaagttGTTCTTACAGGTCATACCTTATATTTGATCATATTCATGTTCCTCAACATAAAGGGTTTAAGGTTTTGCATGTTTCTACCTCATTTAACAATGTACTGTGTGTGACTGAATGATGGTCATGTGACCTCATGAGACCATATAATTGAGTATTGCATTTAGTCGTGAACGTAATATTTAGGCAATATTATGGCAAagcaataaaatgaacataaaactgAATCATTATTGTGccatgtgtgcgtgtgcatgagATTTGATGTGACAGAGTAGTCCCTTTCTGTAATGTGAGGGGTGAACGGTAACATTGTCCCCCTTTTGCTGTCACGTGCTGTGGAATATGCTGGCTGCTTTTGTCAGCCTGTGACCCGTTCTGCTTTTCTGGCAGTTTCATTCAGCGGTGCCCTCGTGCACTGAGATGTCACCGATCCTCTCACAGTACGACCGCTGGGATTCAGGCCTGCATGGAAGCATCACCACCTGGGCCACATGGCAAAGGACAAGCAAATCCTTAAGACACAGCAAGATCTCATAGCAAAGAGAGCTTGAAAGAGTCAACTATCaggtgatttttatttcagtctgtcttatttattaattttcgGATTTGCGATGTGTGTCAATATAatcaatgcattttattttacaaccttaatgtgtttacattttatttaacatataagtatttatgtacattttatttaacatataaagGTAAACAAGcgacaacatttattaaaaactttgttCACCGTAAATACAGCCGTATTTACATATTGTTGGGCAATGGTAATATTATTAACTATAAGCACGTTCTCTGAAGTATTTcactcatcatttattcactgtcATCGAAACCATATGACTCCttcttctatggaacacaaaataagatattttgagaaatgtttcattggttttgtgttgttacaatggaagtcaataggggtcagtgttgtttggttaccaaccatcttcaaaatatcttcttttgtgttctgccaaagaaagtcatgcaggtttagaaaaatataaaggtgagtaaatgaatttGGTGGGTGAACGATCCCTTCAAATACCATTGGTTAATTGTTACTTTCTATGTATACAGTAGGCCTCATACAGTGTGATCTAAAAgcaaacttttttctttgttacaaTATGGTTTCCTTTAGAATTGAATAAAGGTTCATTGAGATTTCATGAATTGATGTCGACTTGATAGAAACGTACTCTTCTCATGTAGGATGTCTCACAGAACAGAGAGACCTCAATGTGCTGGTGCTGGTGTTGTCATGGAGTTTGACCAATATAATGACAGAGATTCGCCTGTGATAAAAGCCAGGAGCACTCCAAGTATGTTTCTTTACCTCTGTAATGCTTTTCGTACAGACAGAAATATTTCGATCAGAACTGCCTCCTCAAAACAAGTTGATAATTCATCCTAACTAGTTTTTTGATGTATAATTCAGCCATgtataattcaatttaaaaaatctataattcaATTTCTTTACAAAACAGCTAGAGCCACATTAATAAAACGTACCTACCTTCCTTGTAGTAAAATACTCTATAGtatataatttgtttgttttctacctgccatcaaaaaaatatgtattactcTACAGATGTGCCCTACGACATATACATTTAGTGACCATTTATCTCTTAGGATCAGCCCTCATCTACCTCAAGGGCCCCAAGTTTCTCATCTATGTGAGTGGAGCATTATCTATGTGGGTAAGCAGTCCTTTCATTTCTGCCATGCTGGGATTGCAATCAGTAAGCGGGGCATGAGCTTTGGCACAGTATTTCGTGTTTTCCTGATGCTTGAAAGATCATACAAACGATGAGAAATATGAAACCTGATGTATGATGTTAAGCAGAGCGTCTCTCTTCGTGTGCCAGGGTGATCGCATGTGGCATTTTgccatttctgtttttctgatcGAGCTGTATGGACATAACCTGCTGTTAACTGGCATCTTTGGACTGGTGGTGGCTGGGTCTGTGCTCTTACTGGGGGCTTTGATAGGAGATTGGGTTGACCGCAATCCAAGAAACAAAGGTAAAAGATGTATCATCGAATAAATACTGCCCATGCAGACAGTTTCAACGCAACCCGAAGTTAACTTTGGTCTGTTTGGTtgtaataacaatttattttgctttattatattaatatttcattgtatattagttgtactgaatttaatttaaactataTAACAGTTCATGATTCTTTGAGTCTACTGAAAGTTAAGTTTGGgttacaattttttattttaatttgctgtcatatttttatgatattCATAATCATCATGATTTCTTTTCTGTCTCTCACTATAGTGGCCCACCTGTCTCTGTTCATTCAGAACGTCTCAGTGACCATCTGCAGCATTGTTCTCATGTTGGTGTTCTCTTACAAAAAGCACATTGAGGAAATTTGGGATGGATGGTTAACTGTAAGTCCTTCTGACCTTTAACTTACTGAACCCTGGAAATCTTGATAAGATGTCAAATTTAATCTTACTCGAGTCTTAACTCTCATTTGACaagtttttcatcattttagaCTTTAATGAGTTTTTTCAGGTTTTCACTGCAATGTAGCATAGGTCACTGTTTTACATCTTCAAAAAAAGTGCAGCATTCACGGAagggcaattctgtgaaaatgtcaaccttaccacgaataaaattacatttttaccaacgttttttattatggttaaagcacagattttaacatttgatggtttaaatacccatgtgagatctctctttaAATTCGTAAAGCATTTGTTCATGTGCAtaatttttcatagtcaggtaaatGCAATTTTCAGGATTATCaaatccataacgctacataatGTATTCCTCGTAAATGGACACATGcagatgaatataaatgaaCTATTTCATGTTCAATAAAGAGgaatcccttctccattcattgggtataaTTGCTTCAGGatagtgcattttattttacagaaatcctacaaagtttatcttCTCCCAAAAAACGCGTCCTTTTTTTGTTACATATAactcatgtttatttccctttttaaaatttttttttttatagactgcctttttttaagttaagactctatcaacaagggttcagaaaatataaacagatggttcaatataatcgtaacaatttcattctctgaacatttttatgtcaccTCCATAaagcaaaatgtcacgtccataatgctggaattaaAAACTAGCAAATAGTCTatctatgttttatttaaaaccactTGCAGGGAAAGAGTTGCACTAAGAGCTGACATGGTGTCTCTGCTACTGGTTAGCAGGTTACTGCTgtaaatgatgctgttaaactTTCTTGCTGCAATGAAACTGAACACAGAGTAACTTGTTGCATCACAAAACTTACTCGAGGTGGTTTGTTATACGGTGGTGATCATCCTGGCAGATGTTGCAAACCTCGCCAGCACTGCTCTTACCATTGCCATCCAGAGGGACTGGATTGTGGTGATCACAGGCTACAATCGAGGTCACCTCGCAGGTATGAATGCTATTACTGTTCAcgtaaagttaaaaaaattatcagAGACTATGGAGTCCAATTTAAAGCATATCAAAAGTAAGCCTGTAGACTAAAAGTCGATGCTCTCCGGATGCAGGAATGAATGCGACCATGAGGCGGATCGATCAGGTGACCAACATCCTGGCTCCACTTGCAGTGGGTCAGGTAATGACTCTGGCCTCTAATGTGGTTGGCTGTGGCTTCATCTTGGGATGGAATCTGCTGTCCCTCATTGTAGAGTTCATCTTCCTCTCCAGAGTCTACCGTATCGTACCGGAGCTGTCTGTCAAACCACCAGTCCTGGAGCATCAAAGCTGTTTGGAGAagacaagagaaagaaaatccTCACAAGGTAAACTTTGTAATGGAAGTTTCTGTTGGCATGCCCCCtcactattttattttttagctaGTCCAATATGATGGGAtcttattgtaaaaaaatcctcTTTTCTCTAGGTAGAAGATCAGAGTGTCCACCAGCAGCCATTTCTGAAGAAAACACCACCAGCCTGCACTCACAAGAGCAATCCAGAGTACCACCGTGCATCCACCGTCTGCGTGTGCTCCTCAGCACCTGCCGAGAGGGATGGAGGGCATATTACAGACAGCAGGTTTTTCTAGCCGGCCTGGGTCTGGCCTTCCTGTACACGACCGTGTTGGGTTTTGACTGCATCACCACCGGCTATGCGTATAGCCCAGGGCATTAGCGGCTCTCTTCTCAGCATACTAATGGGTGTGTCAGCTGTGGCGGGGCTTTTGGGTACTGTCCTTTTCACAAAGCTGCGGAAAGCGTGTGGCCTGGTCAACACTGGGGTCATTTCCAGCGGCCTGCACCTAGGTTGCCTTATGCTTTGTGTGTGCTCTGTGTTTGCCCCCGGGAGCCCCATGGCCCTTGGTGTGCTAGATGTGAGGAATGTGTCTGACGTGGACGGGATGGCCGGAGGTCACCAGAGACACGGATACCCGATGCGTGTAGGCAGCAACCTGCCTCTCCTGCCAGACCGCTCGTCCATTCACTGGACCAATAACACTGTGCTGTTTGAGAATGCACCGTCGGGGACAGAACCTGAGTCTTATGTTTCTATCATCCTGCTGTTCTTGGGAGTCATCACGGCTCGAGTTGGTGAGCAAGAAAAGCGTTTACCTTTAAAACATGGATACACTTTACATTACTGGGCTAATGTTACATATTTTACTAAACACTGCAAAAACGTTTGCTTGCTGCATTCAATTTTCAAGTAAAATCAGCGAATTGTATTAAAGACTTCTATTTGCATCTCATTTAATATAATGGATTTCCtctaatttaaagaaattaacTTTGGTTGAACTAGATTTTTAAGTcagttcattcatttaaattcaagtgACTTGTAAAGCAATTTGATTTAACTAAAAATTTAAAGCAGGATTTGAACTTAAGTTTTTAAGTTACATTTCTTTACTGTAGAAGGAAAACTTTACTTAATTAATGTCATGAGTCATTCACTATTGCGCCACTCCAAACCCATGTGTCTTTTTTACTAGAATTTAGAAGAATgtctttttctaaaaagtccAATTTAAGTCAATTGGGACAAAAAATGCATATGGGTTCGGAACTGGATGAGGTAACTACTATATTTTTTTGccaatttggggtgaactttctcTTTAAAGACACAAGTAACACAATTTAAATACGTTTTGATAAAATGGCTTGTGTtcaaatgcattaaatgaataaatatccCTCGTATAAAGTGTACCTAAACTACATAACTAGACTGTATTGTAAAGGTAACTTTTAACAAGTGTGAAAGATAACACAAACACCTGTCCAATGTGTTACAGGTCTCTGGTCTTTTGACCTTTCAGTGACTCAACTCTTGCAGGAAACAATATGTGAATCGGAGCGAGGGGTGGTGAACGGAGTCCAGAGTTCTATGAACTACCTGATGGACCTCTTGCATTTCCTCATGGTCATCTCTGCCCCTCAGCCACAACACTTCGGCATTCTTGTCAtcatttctgttctgttcatTTTCACGGGACACACCATGTACTTCCTGTATGCCAGGAAAGCCAAGAGGAAACAACGCACAGAAACATAAGCAACACAGATGTGCAAGCGGATTTCTCTAATCATTGTCACGTGTGTTGGTTGGGCCGATTCTTGATTCATTTCAGGAATGCAGAGAAAAGGCCCAACAACAGTCCAGTACTCAGGTGAATAACAGCGCCCTCCTGCTGACAGTCAAGAGAAACGCCTCAATTATTGTCAAGTTGGCACTTTGGAGAGCCAAACTTCTACTGGTAGTTAATAAGTTTGAAAATGCACAGTGTTATTAGAAGAACATGTGTTACACATAGCTGACACAACACCTTTTTATGGATTATTACCAGAGCGAAGACCTTTTTTGAAGGCCTTCTTAAATGCATCTCATTGTTGCCAATTAGACACAAGTGAAACGAATGTATAATATTCAAGTATATGTATAGATTTTACAGATATAAAAACTGTcacatatatatgtacatatgcAACGtgcttttacaattttcataaatgtgacaaatatatgaaatatttcttttCGACCCCTTTGGATACATTAATGAGTTTGTCAGTTTGAGCAATAATATTAATCATAAGAAGAGACGGACGcacattttgcatttcatttatactgtatacactCAACAATGTATCTCTTCCAACAAACAGAAATAGCAATCCTCTCTTAGCTACTTTtatatctgtttttattatttgtggtTTTGACTGAATGCATAATCTTTTACTTTTAGAGAACAGAAGTTCAGAatttgtgatttataaaaaGATGGTGGACTTTACTACGTCTGTTACACGTTGTGTCTTTTAATTTATCACTTTCTATTTTGAGTTCAAAATTGATGCAAACAGAATCTTACCTCAGCACTTCACTGTTACGT
This region includes:
- the si:ch211-254p10.2 gene encoding LOW QUALITY PROTEIN: solute carrier family 40 member 1 (The sequence of the model RefSeq protein was modified relative to this genomic sequence to represent the inferred CDS: deleted 1 base in 1 codon), with translation MSHRTERPQCAGAGVVMEFDQYNDRDSPVIKARSTPRSALIYLKGPKFLIYVSGALSMWGDRMWHFAISVFLIELYGHNLLLTGIFGLVVAGSVLLLGALIGDWVDRNPRNKVAHLSLFIQNVSVTICSIVLMLVFSYKKHIEEIWDGWLTVVCYTVVIILADVANLASTALTIAIQRDWIVVITGYNRGHLAGMNATMRRIDQVTNILAPLAVGQVMTLASNVVGCGFILGWNLLSLIVEFIFLSRVYRIVPELSVKPPVLEHQSCLEKTRERKSSQGRRSECPPAAISEENTTSLHSQEQSRVPPCIHRLRVLLSTCREGWRAYYRQQVFLAGLGLAFLYTTVLGFDCITTGYAYSQGISGSLLSILMGVSAVAGLLGTVLFTKLRKACGLVNTGVISSGLHLGCLMLCVCSVFAPGSPMALGVLDVRNVSDVDGMAGGHQRHGYPMRVGSNLPLLPDRSSIHWTNNTVLFENAPSGTEPESYVSIILLFLGVITARVGLWSFDLSVTQLLQETICESERGVVNGVQSSMNYLMDLLHFLMVISAPQPQHFGILVIISVLFIFTGHTMYFLYARKAKRKQRTET
- the LOC130433325 gene encoding sodium-dependent neutral amino acid transporter B(0)AT1-like isoform X2; translated protein: MELAIGQNFRTGSIGVWNSISPYLCGLGLASMTVSFLIGLFYNTILAWVLWYFYNSFRDPLPWHHCPTALNLTENIEECKQSTPANYFWYRETLNISPNIDISGGLEGKLVLCLAAAWFIVYICFIRGIETIGKAIYVTAIFPYVVLTIFLIQSLTLPGATLGIKTLFTPNWETLKDPRVWLDAATQIFFSLSLAFGGLIAFSSYNPQNNNCESDAVVVGCVNSFTSIYASIPIFAILGFKAQTNYSECKNSTISTWAAALNISDPNITDASYELWYTHLNSTNPSFVKEHNLKMCDLNAFLNQSASGTGLAFIVFTEAVTKMPGSQVWAVLFFIMLFTLGLSSMFGNLEGVLTPLLDLQIIPKRIPKELLTGLICLVSFTIALIFCLGSGNYWLEIFNSYVGSVPLLVIAFFEIIAVVCVYGVNRFSDDIALMTRRRPNLYWQVMWRVISPLMLLVVFLAYVIVEAQKEPTYKAWNPNHVDFPKAEDQPYPSWVFNICVLLPAVPCCLIPLGVLYRFIQLIHKYITNRNTLEAYDVET
- the LOC130433325 gene encoding sodium-dependent neutral amino acid transporter B(0)AT1-like isoform X1; this translates as MMDVQENKSIDLVEKTDTKNADQRPKWDNKAQYMLTCIGFAVGLGNVWRFPYLCQTYGGGAFLIPYLIALVCAGLPLLYMELAIGQNFRTGSIGVWNSISPYLCGLGLASMTVSFLIGLFYNTILAWVLWYFYNSFRDPLPWHHCPTALNLTENIEECKQSTPANYFWYRETLNISPNIDISGGLEGKLVLCLAAAWFIVYICFIRGIETIGKAIYVTAIFPYVVLTIFLIQSLTLPGATLGIKTLFTPNWETLKDPRVWLDAATQIFFSLSLAFGGLIAFSSYNPQNNNCESDAVVVGCVNSFTSIYASIPIFAILGFKAQTNYSECKNSTISTWAAALNISDPNITDASYELWYTHLNSTNPSFVKEHNLKMCDLNAFLNQSASGTGLAFIVFTEAVTKMPGSQVWAVLFFIMLFTLGLSSMFGNLEGVLTPLLDLQIIPKRIPKELLTGLICLVSFTIALIFCLGSGNYWLEIFNSYVGSVPLLVIAFFEIIAVVCVYGVNRFSDDIALMTRRRPNLYWQVMWRVISPLMLLVVFLAYVIVEAQKEPTYKAWNPNHVDFPKAEDQPYPSWVFNICVLLPAVPCCLIPLGVLYRFIQLIHKYITNRNTLEAYDVET